From the Ruania alkalisoli genome, one window contains:
- a CDS encoding YqaA family protein, with translation MGADWWSLAAAFGYCFLSAVLMVLPAEAYLVGAVLVTDVPPLWLALAGAIGQVAGKMLSYLVGRGVLDVARWRSRPNERWRERMRRIEEWCTTHAWGPLAVTGVSAFAGVPPYALVAVLAGSVRMRWWSFAAISIVGRFGRFWAVVSIPHLLPDALFGL, from the coding sequence GTGGGCGCCGACTGGTGGTCGCTGGCCGCTGCCTTCGGCTACTGCTTCTTGTCGGCGGTCCTCATGGTGCTACCGGCCGAGGCCTATCTCGTGGGGGCGGTCCTGGTCACCGACGTCCCGCCGCTCTGGTTGGCCCTCGCGGGTGCGATCGGTCAGGTTGCCGGGAAGATGCTCTCCTACCTGGTCGGCCGCGGCGTCCTGGATGTGGCACGGTGGCGCTCCCGCCCGAATGAACGCTGGCGGGAGCGGATGCGCAGGATCGAGGAGTGGTGCACCACCCATGCCTGGGGACCGCTGGCCGTCACCGGTGTCAGTGCCTTCGCCGGTGTTCCGCCCTACGCACTGGTGGCAGTGCTTGCCGGGTCGGTGAGGATGAGGTGGTGGTCCTTCGCTGCGATCTCGATCGTGGGTCGGTTCGGTCGATTCTGGGCAGTCGTGAGCATCCCGCACCTGCTCCCGGACGCGCTCTTCGGTCTGTGA
- a CDS encoding aminotransferase class I/II-fold pyridoxal phosphate-dependent enzyme codes for MSFPSRPWQQVAAAAGLLTSDGATRPTIFAEMTALATRSGAVNLGQGFPDEPGPPAVTAEASKAILDGVNQYPPGPGTPRLRQAIADHQLRHYGLRPDPDREVLVTTGATEAIAAAVLALAGPGDEVLTLEPYYDSYAATIALAGARHTRAALRPGPDGWRLDLESLRSAVGDRTRVILLNSPHNPTGAVLTAAELSEVARLARAHDAIVVTDEVYEHLTYDGVTHIPIATRAGMADRTLTISSAGKSFSVTGWKIGWVSGPAPLVDAVRAVKQFLTYTSGAPFQPAVALALDLETTDGPDAHWLRGLRASLARRRDQLSEGLRAAGLPPVPAAGTYFVMADATALLTGPLAGTGISTGAELCRRLPELCGVVAVPATAFTTAGSPVTESLRRWVRFTFVKSEATIAEAMQRLTRLKNAAP; via the coding sequence ATGAGCTTCCCCTCCCGCCCGTGGCAGCAGGTGGCCGCAGCCGCCGGCCTGCTCACCTCAGACGGCGCCACCCGGCCGACGATCTTCGCCGAGATGACGGCGCTGGCCACCCGTTCCGGGGCCGTGAACCTCGGTCAGGGCTTCCCGGATGAACCCGGTCCCCCAGCTGTGACCGCCGAGGCAAGCAAGGCCATCCTCGACGGCGTCAACCAGTATCCGCCCGGCCCCGGAACTCCCCGGCTCCGGCAGGCGATCGCCGACCACCAGCTGCGACACTACGGACTGCGACCGGACCCTGACCGCGAGGTGCTGGTCACCACCGGGGCAACCGAGGCGATCGCCGCCGCCGTGCTCGCCCTGGCCGGCCCCGGGGACGAGGTCCTCACGCTGGAGCCCTACTACGACTCCTATGCGGCCACGATCGCCCTCGCCGGTGCGCGCCACACGCGGGCAGCGCTTCGACCCGGCCCCGACGGATGGCGGCTCGACCTCGAGAGCCTGCGCTCCGCCGTCGGCGATCGCACCCGCGTGATCCTGCTGAACAGCCCCCACAACCCGACCGGAGCGGTGCTCACTGCGGCCGAGCTGTCGGAGGTGGCCCGGCTGGCGCGGGCCCACGATGCGATCGTGGTGACCGACGAGGTGTACGAGCATCTGACCTACGACGGCGTCACTCACATCCCGATCGCCACACGAGCCGGGATGGCCGATCGCACCCTGACGATTTCCTCGGCCGGGAAGTCGTTCTCGGTGACCGGATGGAAGATCGGCTGGGTCAGCGGGCCGGCACCGCTGGTGGATGCGGTGCGCGCCGTCAAGCAGTTCCTCACGTACACCAGCGGTGCCCCGTTCCAGCCCGCGGTGGCTCTCGCTCTCGACCTGGAGACCACCGACGGCCCGGACGCCCACTGGCTGCGCGGGCTGCGCGCCTCTCTGGCACGCCGCCGCGACCAGTTGAGCGAGGGGTTGCGCGCGGCCGGCCTGCCTCCCGTTCCCGCGGCGGGGACCTACTTCGTGATGGCCGACGCCACCGCACTCCTCACCGGACCCCTTGCCGGCACCGGCATCAGCACCGGTGCCGAGCTGTGTCGCCGGCTGCCGGAACTGTGCGGGGTAGTGGCCGTCCCGGCGACCGCCTTCACGACCGCCGGCTCCCCGGTGACAGAGTCTCTGCGCCGATGGGTGCGATTCACCTTCGTCAAGTCCGAGGCAACGATCGCTGAGGCGATGCAGCGGCTGACGAGACTCAAGAACGCAGCACCCTGA